The sequence CACAAAATTTTATGCATCAACTGAATGACGTGCACCGATTTGATATTCATCAGAATTTTCAAACATATTTTGAACGGTACGTGGTTGTTGACCAGTTAATTTGAAGAAATCTTTAGAGAAAGTTCCCATTTTACCTTCACGAATAGCTTTACCAAAAGTTACCATACCATCTGATGAGAAGGGAGCAGAACTGTCTTTCTTGAATTTACCGTCGGTAGTACGGGGAACACCCATTTTATCGAAGACTTCATAATCTTGTTCATCAGTAATTTCTTGGTATTTAACATCGTTGCCACTAACTTTGTTTCCGATATTTACTAAGTCAGAAATCGTCATTAATTCTGGTCCGTTGATGTTTAAAATTGAGTGTTCCAAGTTTGAAGCCATAGCGTAGGCAGCCGCAATGGCACAATCTTGACGAGAAATGTAAGCCATCTTACCATCGCCTTGATTATTAGCTAGGACACCAGTTTTTGCCATTGTATAGTAGTTAGTAATCATTGCTTCAGCGTATTGAGAATTACGTAGAAAAATATAATCCAATTCGGCATTTTCAACATAAGATTCTGTCCAAGCATGATCTAGTTTTTCGATACTTGGATTAGTTGGGTCGGTTGAATTAACTAAAGAAGTATAAACGATTTGTTGTACACCGCTAGCAACACAAGCATCGACAACATTTTTGTGAGCTTGACGACGTTTTTCACCAACGAAAGGCATGGAAATGAGTAATACTTTTTTGGCCCCTTGGAAGGCTTTGGCTAAACCGTCAGGATCGTTGAAGTCAGTGACGCGAGTTTCATAACCTTGATCACGATATTTTGCAATTCCTTTTTCAGTAGGAGCGGTGAAAATTAGTTGAGACTTGTCGAGTAATTTAATGGCTGTTTCTGCAGCTATACCACCGAAATTGCCATCTACACCAGTAAAAATATATTTGTCCATAGTTCAATACCACCTTTGATTAATTATTAAGTTCATTTTATGTGAATAAATTAACAATATCCAACATGGAATTGAAGTATGGTATAAGTGAATGCTTCTAACTATGAAATAGACGAATAACTTTTTGTAAATCAGGATTGGTATTATTTTTTCGCCAAGCTAAACAAATTTTATACGTATGTTTCGTGTTTTTTATGTGAATACGATGAAGGTTGTTAAATTCACTTGAGATTCTTTTATAATCAGGCATAAAAGTAATTCCCTTGTTTAACTGGACTAGTAAAAAAGCAGTATCTATATCGGAAACGGTCGCAACTATATTAAGTGGAACATTATCTTGTCTGGCATGATCACGCATTTTTAAATATGAATTGGTATTTGGACGATTGGCAACGTAAATGACTTTTTCATTGAGCAAATCTTCAGGATTGATAGTGGATCTCTGATACCAAGGATGTTTAGTTCCGACCACAACGTCATAATTTCCTTTGGCAAGATTAATGGTGGCTAATTGATTTCTATCAGTGATTTCTGAATCAAAAGTAATTGCTAAGTCGACAGTTTGATTTAGTAATTTATCTTGAATATCATTTAAATCGCTTTTGACTAAATACAATTCTAAATCATCGACGTTTTGAATTTTAGGTAAAACTAGTTGTTCGACAGGTTCCACAGCACCGTTAGGATAAGCCACCGTCAGAGTATTTTGTGTTTGACGCAATTGGGCTATTTCACCTTTTAAGACACTGTATTGTTCAAGGATTATTAATGATCGACGATTAACTACTTCGCCAATTCTAGTTAATTCGATTGGTAATTTATTACGGTCAATCAATGTGACGTTAAGTTCTTTTTCTAATTTTGCGACTTGTTGACTGATAGCTGTTTGAGATATGAAGTTTTCATCGGCAGCTTTTGAAAAGCTATGTAGACGGGCGACGTCGCAAAAGTAATGTAGACGAGTGAAATTCATAATTTTCTCCTTTTATAAAAAAAGACACCCTCACAAGAGGATGCCTTTAGTTTTCCGTTAACTCAAAAGTGTCAAAGTAACGCGGTTCAAACGTTTCGATAATTCAAATAACTTCTCATAAGTAGGATCTTCGTTGTACAATCCCATCTTATCTTTGAGTTGTTTTTGTTCAAATTGTGAGAAGTAAAACTTCAAATCATGGTTGCCATAAAGTGTAGCTAACAGCGCGAAAGCTTCAGGTGAAATTTTATCAGCCGTCAGGATTTCTTTACGCAAGTCAGAAACTAAATCACGTTTGACGTTTCTGTTAGGCAAATAATTGTTAGTTTTGAAGACTAATCCGGTCACAGCTTTAGTCACATCGACTTGATCAACTAAAGAATCACCGATTTCATTATAAATAGCTCGAGTGATTTTTTCGTTGGTAGCCATGGCTCGCAAAACGTGAGTGACGCTTTTACCTTGATTTTTGTTGATAATTTGGAAAAATTCGTTCAAATATTTTTTGTCATCCGGCAAAACCTTATTAATGATGACACTGTTGTCAGTCAAATCGATAATGTCATTTAGCGCTAAATCAAAGAATGAACTTTCGGCTAAATAAGCACGACGTCTGGTATTCTTAAAAATACGAATACTACCTTTTTCGTTACACGATAAAATAAAATATTTTTGAGGAATATTTAAATCCATAAAGTGCTCCTTTAGTTCGACACTAACTGGTTAGTTAATGTGGCTTTTATTTCTGGTATTAACTCGTCTTCTAAGAGGCTATAACCTTGCTTGGTAAAGTGCAAACCGTCTGCTTGTAGCAAGTCATTAAGATTATCGCAATTAGCCATGTCATGTAGCAAGTCGATATACGATACGTCTAGTTGCTTGCTCAAATGTTCTGTTACCAACTCGAATTGCAATTGGCGGGTCCAAGGTCTAGTAGGATCTTTGATCCAGTCAATATAAGGAGGAGATAATAAAATAACTTTGCTTGATCCTAAAGTTTCTATTATATTGGTCAAATTGGCCGCAAATTTACCAGGTTTGATTTCATCGTCTGTCGAAATATCGTTGACGCCAAATCCCAAAATCACAACGGCAGGATTCAGACGTTTAACTCGATCAACACGTGTCATAGCATTATTGGTCTTGTAGTCGGAAATCGACATATTAATGACTTCATAACCAGGAAAGTCCCTTCGGATGCGCTTAGCCAAGATATCACTAGCTTTGCCATCACGAAAACCCATCATGGTCGAGTCCCCAAATAATACTATTCTCTTCATATATTGTTTCCTTTTTCAAAAAAGTTCTATACTATACTAGAATACCAGAAATCTAATAAAAGTTAATTATTATATTAAGTAGGTTTGACAATATGCAAAGTTTAGCTAACTATGATGAATTTACTCGAAAGCAATGGGAAAACTTCCACGGTGAATATACTAAGCAGGCGATTACTGATGGAGAATTGCGTAAGATTAAGTCGTTAGATGATGAGATTTCAATTGACGATGTCCGTTCGATTTATGCGCCAATCCGCCATTTACTTCATATTTATTTGAAAAATTATCGCAAGTTGACCAAGTTAAAAACTGAATTTTTAGGTGGAGATGCTCGTAAAGTTCCGTTTATCATTGGTGTTTCCGGTTCAGTAGCGGTTGGAAAGAGTACCACGGCTCGATTATTAAAAATAATGTTGGAGCGGGCTTATCCGCAATACAAAGTTTCGCAAATGACCACAGATGGATTTTTGTATCCTAGTAAGATTTTGAAGGAACGTCATTTGATGAATAAAAAGGGCTTTCCAGAAACTTATGATATGGAAAAACTTTTGAAGTTTTTAGGTGATGTCAAAACTAAAGGTGGTCGTATCAAGTATCCACTTTATTCACACAACATTTATGATATTATTCCGGGAAAATACGAAGAGACAGACAATCCGGATATTTTAATCGTTGAAGGGATAAATGTATTACAATTACCTCAGAATGAACAGATTTATGTCAGTGACTTCTTTGATTTTTCAATTTATATTGACGCTGAAGTGAATGATATTGAAGAATGGTTCTTAAATCGTTTTGAAACGCTATTAGATTTGGCACGTAATGATCCCAATAGTTACTATTACCAATTTACCCAGATGCCGGAAAAAGAAGCGATGGATATGGCTAAGAACGTTTGGGATACGATTAATTATCCAAATTTACGTGATTATATTAAGCCAACGATGAATCGCGCGGACTTGATTTTACACAAATCTGAGGACCATCAGATCAATAAAATTTACCTAAGAAAATATTAAGCGTATACAATATATGACATGGAACGTGATTTCGTATACAATAGAATAAATAAAAAAATGGGGGAAATTGATTTGAGCAAGCAATGGCCTGATGCTGATAGCATCATCGTTCTAGACTACGGTAGTCAATATAACCAATTGATTACTCGTCGTATCAGAGATATTGGTATTTACTCTGAATTACTACCAAACACTATTACTGCTGCAGAAGTTAAAGAAATCAATCCTAAAGGTATTATCCTTTCTGGTGGACCAATGAGTGTCTACGACAAGGATGCCTTTTCAATCGACCAAGACATTTACAAGCTAGGTATTCCTATCTTAGGTATTTGTTACGGTATGCAATTGATGTCTTATAACCTTGGCGGAAAAGTTGAATCAGCTGATAACCGTGAATACGGACGTGCTGATATTGAAGTTACTGATAAGGACGCTGTATTATTCAAAGACTTACCAGAAAAGCAATTCGTTTGGATGAGTCATGGTGACCTTGTTAAAGAAGCACCAACTGGTTTCAAGGTAGTAGCTACAAGTAAAAATGCACCTATTTCATCAATCGCTGATGACGAACGTAAAATGTATGGTGTTCAATTCCATACCGAAGTTAGAAATACTGAATTCGGTTCAGAAATTTTGAAACACTTCGCATTTGACGTTTGTGGCGCAGAAGCTAACTGGTCAATGGATGATTTCATTGATCAACAAATTCAAAAGATTCGTGACACTGTTGGTGACAAGAAGGTTCTTCTTGGACTATCAGGTGGTGTTGATTCTTCTGTTGTTGGTGTTTTGCTACACAAAGCTATCGGTACACAATTAACAAGTATCTTCGTTGATCACGGTCTTCTAAGAAAGAACGAAGCCGACCAAGTTATGGACAGTTTGGAAGGTAAGTTTGGTTTGAACATCATTAAAGTTGATGCTCAAAAACGTTTCCTAGATAAACTTGCTGGCGTAACTGATCCAGAAAAGAAACGTAAGATTATCGGTAACGAATTTATCCAAGTCTTCAATGACGAAGCTCAAAAGCTTGATGGAATTGATTTCTTGGCTCAAGGTACACTTTATACTGACGTTATCGAAAGTGGTACAAGTACTGCTCAAACAATCAAATCTCACCACAATGTTGGTGGACTTCCAAAAGACATGCACTTCAAGTTGATCGAGCCTCTTCGTACATTGTTCAAAGATGAAACTCGTGAACTAGGTGAAAAACTAGGCATGCCTCACGAATTAGTATGGCGTCAACCATTCCCAGGACCAGGTCTTGGAATTCGTGTTATCGGTGAAGTTACCGAAGACAAGTTACAAATCGTTCGTGATAGTGACTGGATTCTTCGTGACGAAATCGCTAAAAACGGCCTAGACGAAAAAATCTGGCAATACTTCACAGTCTTACCAGGTATTCGTTCAGTTGGTGTTATGGGTGATGGTAGAACTTACGATTACACAATCGGTATCCGTGCCGTTACATCAATCGACGGTATGACAGCTGACTTCGCTAAGATTCCTTGGGACGTCTTGCAAAAGATCTCCGTAAGAATCGTAAACGAAGTAGATCACGTCAACCGTGTAGTTTATGATATTACTTCTAAGCCGCCCGCAACTATTGAGTGGGAATAATATTCCGTAGATTAAAAGCATCTCTGATTAAATTCGGGGATGCTTTTTATTCTGCTTTCGGTTATTATTGTTAAAATTAAATATAGTATGTTATGTCTTTTTGAAAGGATGGAAACGGTTATGTCAGCGAAAGACGGTAAAGTGGATAAATTCATTAAAGCAGTAGATAAATTAACAGATTCCAAAGGAATTTCAAAACTAGGTAAGACCTTAAATAAAACAATAGACATTGCTGGCAATATAATCAGTTCCACAGCCGAAGTTACTAATCATCAAATAGACGAACGTAATAAACGCCACCAATTTGATATTAAATTACCAGATATCAGTGGCTTAAGTTTGGATCAGACAAAAGATTTATTTGATTCGGTAGGTCTTAAATATGCTTTTGTAAAGGTTGATCCAGATATTAAATTGGCAACTACTAAAATTGATACTGTTATGAAAACTGTCCCCAAACCCAAAACCGTCTTGCCGGCGGGTGGGTTTGTAAAAGTTTATTATCTTGATGCCGAGGGTTTGGAAGAAAGTAAAAAAATCTTGGAGGATTCCATTAATAAGAAACAATCTCGAAAAGATTCAGCCAAAGCTTTAGTTAATAAAGTTGGTCATGGTACGGCAATGGGAGCTAATAAAGTTTTGAAGGTTTCTAAGAAGTTAGTTCCACATTCAAAGCGGTATAGGAAAATTAAAACTTCTAAGAATTCTGATGAAATAGAAAAATAATTATCCAATAAATGGAATTGTCTTTAAAAAGGGGTTTCCATTTTGAAGAAGCAAGATATAGATTGGAAAAAAATTTTAAAAATAGTTGGAATAATTGCTCTGGTCATTATTGGAATCATAATTATTTGGCATATAATTGTTTGGCTCATTTCTTTAGTGGAATACCTATTTGGCGTAGTTGTAGCAGGGATTGAATGGATTATAGGATTCTTCATCTTTGTATTAGTATTTAAAGCACTGTTTGGTGGAAAAACTACAAGTAGTTCGACACATGTAAAGAAACCATTCTTTTTACCTAGTGCAAGCGACAATATCAAAGAGGCAAAACACCAAGTTCATGATGCTAGAGATGATGTTGCAGATTCCAGAGATTATGTTGGTCATTTGAATAAAAACGAACGAGATCGTAGACGTTGGTAAAATAAGCTTTCGCATTTATTGCAAATCGATAACAAAACGCCCGAATGTAAAAATAACGTAAAGAAAACGTATAAATTATTTCTCAAAATGGCTCGTATAATGGAATTACTGAAAGATTTGTAATTGAGGAAATGAGGTAATCTCATAAGAGTTCAAAAGAGAAGACGCAAAAAATACTTACGTTTATTTTTAGTGGTTTGTTTATTAGTTGTCGGATTTGGTTACTATCACAACAATTCACAAGCTTCGATAAGTAGTAGCGACAATTCTAAAGTAACTAAAGCTGTTAAAAAGAAACGTAAAATTATCAAAACTAATCTAACTAACTATTTAAATACTGTG comes from Companilactobacillus pabuli and encodes:
- a CDS encoding GPP34 family phosphoprotein, producing the protein MDLNIPQKYFILSCNEKGSIRIFKNTRRRAYLAESSFFDLALNDIIDLTDNSVIINKVLPDDKKYLNEFFQIINKNQGKSVTHVLRAMATNEKITRAIYNEIGDSLVDQVDVTKAVTGLVFKTNNYLPNRNVKRDLVSDLRKEILTADKISPEAFALLATLYGNHDLKFYFSQFEQKQLKDKMGLYNEDPTYEKLFELSKRLNRVTLTLLS
- a CDS encoding SGNH/GDSL hydrolase family protein codes for the protein MMGFRDGKASDILAKRIRRDFPGYEVINMSISDYKTNNAMTRVDRVKRLNPAVVILGFGVNDISTDDEIKPGKFAANLTNIIETLGSSKVILLSPPYIDWIKDPTRPWTRQLQFELVTEHLSKQLDVSYIDLLHDMANCDNLNDLLQADGLHFTKQGYSLLEDELIPEIKATLTNQLVSN
- a CDS encoding PASTA domain-containing protein; translated protein: MSAKDGKVDKFIKAVDKLTDSKGISKLGKTLNKTIDIAGNIISSTAEVTNHQIDERNKRHQFDIKLPDISGLSLDQTKDLFDSVGLKYAFVKVDPDIKLATTKIDTVMKTVPKPKTVLPAGGFVKVYYLDAEGLEESKKILEDSINKKQSRKDSAKALVNKVGHGTAMGANKVLKVSKKLVPHSKRYRKIKTSKNSDEIEK
- a CDS encoding LysR family transcriptional regulator encodes the protein MNFTRLHYFCDVARLHSFSKAADENFISQTAISQQVAKLEKELNVTLIDRNKLPIELTRIGEVVNRRSLIILEQYSVLKGEIAQLRQTQNTLTVAYPNGAVEPVEQLVLPKIQNVDDLELYLVKSDLNDIQDKLLNQTVDLAITFDSEITDRNQLATINLAKGNYDVVVGTKHPWYQRSTINPEDLLNEKVIYVANRPNTNSYLKMRDHARQDNVPLNIVATVSDIDTAFLLVQLNKGITFMPDYKRISSEFNNLHRIHIKNTKHTYKICLAWRKNNTNPDLQKVIRLFHS
- the guaA gene encoding glutamine-hydrolyzing GMP synthase; this encodes MGEIDLSKQWPDADSIIVLDYGSQYNQLITRRIRDIGIYSELLPNTITAAEVKEINPKGIILSGGPMSVYDKDAFSIDQDIYKLGIPILGICYGMQLMSYNLGGKVESADNREYGRADIEVTDKDAVLFKDLPEKQFVWMSHGDLVKEAPTGFKVVATSKNAPISSIADDERKMYGVQFHTEVRNTEFGSEILKHFAFDVCGAEANWSMDDFIDQQIQKIRDTVGDKKVLLGLSGGVDSSVVGVLLHKAIGTQLTSIFVDHGLLRKNEADQVMDSLEGKFGLNIIKVDAQKRFLDKLAGVTDPEKKRKIIGNEFIQVFNDEAQKLDGIDFLAQGTLYTDVIESGTSTAQTIKSHHNVGGLPKDMHFKLIEPLRTLFKDETRELGEKLGMPHELVWRQPFPGPGLGIRVIGEVTEDKLQIVRDSDWILRDEIAKNGLDEKIWQYFTVLPGIRSVGVMGDGRTYDYTIGIRAVTSIDGMTADFAKIPWDVLQKISVRIVNEVDHVNRVVYDITSKPPATIEWE
- a CDS encoding NmrA family NAD(P)-binding protein encodes the protein MDKYIFTGVDGNFGGIAAETAIKLLDKSQLIFTAPTEKGIAKYRDQGYETRVTDFNDPDGLAKAFQGAKKVLLISMPFVGEKRRQAHKNVVDACVASGVQQIVYTSLVNSTDPTNPSIEKLDHAWTESYVENAELDYIFLRNSQYAEAMITNYYTMAKTGVLANNQGDGKMAYISRQDCAIAAAYAMASNLEHSILNINGPELMTISDLVNIGNKVSGNDVKYQEITDEQDYEVFDKMGVPRTTDGKFKKDSSAPFSSDGMVTFGKAIREGKMGTFSKDFFKLTGQQPRTVQNMFENSDEYQIGARHSVDA
- the coaA gene encoding type I pantothenate kinase, with protein sequence MQSLANYDEFTRKQWENFHGEYTKQAITDGELRKIKSLDDEISIDDVRSIYAPIRHLLHIYLKNYRKLTKLKTEFLGGDARKVPFIIGVSGSVAVGKSTTARLLKIMLERAYPQYKVSQMTTDGFLYPSKILKERHLMNKKGFPETYDMEKLLKFLGDVKTKGGRIKYPLYSHNIYDIIPGKYEETDNPDILIVEGINVLQLPQNEQIYVSDFFDFSIYIDAEVNDIEEWFLNRFETLLDLARNDPNSYYYQFTQMPEKEAMDMAKNVWDTINYPNLRDYIKPTMNRADLILHKSEDHQINKIYLRKY